In Halobacteriovorax marinus SJ, the following proteins share a genomic window:
- a CDS encoding PilZ domain-containing protein: MKQRPKLLLFTSLVLIGVVISIPLQIIFQTQVTALNIDILLSQITIFNWFVIAMCLITLSLTFNGHKLLGLAIVPLLLAIHINNYFVFKYALHTQWYLPLFASLGATALALLFIINKTVRFTVKNPDKRWWLIPKRYQKTLPIWVVLDEDLCVLAHTHDLSKTGAFISMSEDSNHFLDKELELGKEVKVLIGNKDDVEFHCKAQVVRKAQATGSYPQGIGLHFEDVSMIEKFHLGRILNNPTLGL; the protein is encoded by the coding sequence ATGAAGCAAAGACCGAAGTTATTACTCTTTACAAGTTTGGTTTTGATTGGAGTTGTTATTTCAATTCCACTACAAATTATTTTCCAAACACAGGTGACGGCGCTCAATATAGATATTCTTTTAAGTCAGATCACTATTTTTAACTGGTTTGTCATAGCAATGTGCTTAATTACATTATCACTAACCTTTAACGGTCATAAACTACTTGGCCTTGCTATCGTTCCGCTTCTTCTTGCTATTCATATTAATAATTACTTTGTTTTTAAATATGCTCTACACACACAGTGGTATCTTCCTCTCTTTGCATCACTGGGAGCAACAGCGCTGGCACTCCTATTCATTATAAATAAGACAGTGAGATTCACAGTTAAAAATCCAGATAAGAGATGGTGGCTTATACCTAAGCGCTATCAAAAAACACTTCCAATTTGGGTAGTTCTCGATGAAGATCTCTGTGTTCTGGCCCACACCCATGATCTTTCAAAGACAGGTGCCTTCATATCCATGAGTGAAGACTCCAATCACTTCTTGGATAAAGAATTAGAGCTTGGAAAAGAAGTAAAAGTCCTAATTGGAAATAAAGACGACGTAGAATTTCACTGTAAAGCACAAGTTGTCAGAAAGGCACAAGCAACAGGAAGTTATCCACAAGGTATTGGATTACATTTTGAAGATGTTTCCATGATTGAAAAATTTCACCTTGGAAGAATTTTAAATAACCCTACTCTCGGTCTTTAA
- a CDS encoding lytic transglycosylase domain-containing protein — protein MKVLYFFISLLFVSCAGPYHPFGSSYSLSQLEQQYFGTSMEKTFYKSSNNIIFSPKYQVLHESRNFQIEIQRPINAKEDQVYFFYNDKDITKQVESISEVFKTKDRILYRIDNLTLPPVESHNFNVVYKSSPVATPIGKHYPFPDCDIQKMPLLSAAKIRARSSVKRALKEVSNNMHMNSALMAGLIAQESSFNPKAVSWAKAVGLTQITPVAERQLLENRDYTPYPKWGRLPASVLKKYIETGKINKDNDWKLNPRESIQGGYDYLKYISNYWKRPQNAEALPSGLKDNSEEITSVILASYNSGPSRVKRSLLNKGIYWLDSRELKEARKYVYKVKSYCRQYSIDKE, from the coding sequence TTGAAAGTCCTCTACTTTTTCATCTCACTTTTATTTGTAAGCTGCGCCGGTCCCTATCACCCATTTGGATCTTCGTACTCACTCTCTCAATTAGAGCAACAGTATTTCGGTACTTCTATGGAGAAAACATTTTATAAGTCCTCCAACAATATAATTTTCTCTCCCAAGTACCAAGTACTACACGAGAGTCGAAACTTTCAAATTGAAATACAAAGACCAATTAATGCCAAAGAAGATCAAGTTTACTTCTTCTACAATGATAAAGACATTACGAAACAGGTAGAGTCAATCTCAGAAGTATTTAAAACAAAAGATCGAATACTTTATCGCATCGACAACCTAACTTTACCTCCAGTAGAGTCTCATAACTTTAATGTCGTCTATAAAAGTAGCCCTGTCGCAACCCCTATTGGAAAGCACTATCCATTTCCAGACTGCGACATACAAAAAATGCCACTTCTTTCGGCCGCAAAAATTAGAGCAAGATCATCTGTTAAAAGGGCCCTTAAAGAAGTCTCAAATAATATGCATATGAACTCCGCTCTCATGGCCGGACTAATTGCTCAAGAGTCTAGCTTCAACCCAAAGGCCGTAAGCTGGGCCAAGGCGGTTGGACTCACACAAATAACTCCAGTTGCAGAAAGACAATTATTAGAAAATAGAGATTATACCCCCTACCCCAAGTGGGGTCGCCTACCGGCATCAGTTTTAAAGAAGTACATAGAAACGGGAAAAATTAACAAAGATAATGACTGGAAACTCAATCCTAGGGAATCTATTCAAGGGGGCTATGACTACCTTAAATATATTTCAAATTATTGGAAGAGACCCCAGAATGCAGAAGCCCTTCCCTCTGGTCTAAAGGACAATAGCGAAGAGATCACCTCCGTTATACTTGCAAGTTATAATTCTGGCCCTAGCCGAGTGAAGAGGAGTTTACTCAATAAAGGAATCTACTGGCTTGACTCAAGAGAGTTAAAAGAAGCTAGAAAGTATGTCTATAAAGTAAAGAGTTACTGCAGACAATACTCTATCGATAAGGAATAA
- a CDS encoding AAA family ATPase, whose protein sequence is MKASTYLNDKVSHAFETCNSIFLGKEDQLKIAFISMLSKGHLLIEDVPGVGKTTLVYLLSHIFGLNLSRIQFTNDLLASDILGTSIFDKQTASFIFNKGPIFSRMVLGDELNRASPKTQSALLQAMEERYITVDGGEYQLEEPFIVVATQNPLDQIGTNPLPESQLDRFFMSLSIGLPSREYEKKILLGDNIRDQINGLHAFLSLEEYLSIHKMIQKIHIEESLIEYVLNFLEYCRENLDSGMKLSLRAGRDLLLASRACAFFEKRDFVTPHDVQTIAPYVLAHRLNSRMGLTSSQDQIREALENVAIR, encoded by the coding sequence GTGAAAGCATCAACATATTTAAATGATAAGGTTTCGCACGCCTTTGAGACGTGTAATTCAATATTTCTCGGCAAAGAAGATCAATTAAAGATCGCCTTTATAAGTATGCTCTCGAAAGGGCATCTATTAATTGAGGACGTTCCTGGAGTTGGGAAGACGACTTTAGTTTACTTACTATCTCATATTTTTGGATTAAATCTTTCAAGGATTCAGTTTACAAATGATCTTCTTGCATCAGATATCTTAGGGACTTCGATTTTCGACAAGCAAACAGCGAGTTTTATTTTTAATAAGGGACCTATCTTTAGTCGAATGGTTCTTGGCGATGAATTAAATAGGGCCTCTCCAAAAACACAAAGTGCATTACTTCAGGCCATGGAGGAGAGGTATATCACTGTAGATGGTGGTGAATATCAACTAGAGGAACCATTCATTGTTGTGGCCACTCAGAATCCTCTCGATCAAATTGGAACAAACCCCTTGCCTGAATCACAATTGGATAGATTCTTTATGAGTCTCTCAATTGGTCTACCATCAAGAGAGTATGAAAAGAAAATTCTCTTAGGAGACAATATAAGAGATCAAATTAATGGCCTTCATGCATTTCTAAGTTTAGAGGAATATTTATCAATTCATAAAATGATTCAAAAAATTCATATTGAAGAAAGTCTCATTGAGTATGTCTTGAACTTCTTAGAGTACTGCCGAGAGAACTTAGATAGTGGTATGAAACTCTCTCTAAGAGCGGGGAGAGATTTATTACTTGCCTCTAGAGCGTGCGCCTTTTTTGAAAAGAGAGATTTTGTTACTCCCCATGACGTTCAAACGATTGCACCTTATGTTTTGGCTCATAGATTAAACTCTAGAATGGGACTTACCTCTTCGCAAGATCAGATACGTGAGGCCTTAGAGAATGTAGCCATTAGGTAA
- a CDS encoding DUF58 domain-containing protein, translating to MKLSANKTYILPTKFGLALGFVAFLVFIIAITFGHPFSYFITFFIVAIIIVCAFYTNNSISRLKSFSFKDEYVELGVDSSILFEVSSKEVGEYKNIETKVGKRGATKVSSVGEKNLKLRAMVNPSRCGVFSLWRVRISSTYPLGLFYAWKYIMPNKEAIVYPKRVRDKSSSYESEYVASEEESLDLNPESNDEFLDHRRFRDNDYWKHIDWKAYARGRGLLTKNFSGTSSKVKTIKMSSSDNLEKLGIVVNDVLDAFESNRDSILICDNEVVSRGRNLGHLNKCLRVLSQFGGRVE from the coding sequence ATGAAGTTATCAGCGAATAAAACCTATATTCTCCCCACTAAGTTTGGCCTCGCTCTTGGTTTTGTAGCTTTCCTCGTTTTTATTATTGCCATTACATTTGGTCATCCATTTTCATACTTTATAACTTTTTTCATTGTTGCAATTATTATTGTTTGTGCCTTTTATACTAATAATTCTATCTCTAGATTGAAGTCCTTTTCTTTTAAGGATGAGTACGTAGAGTTGGGAGTAGATTCTTCAATTCTCTTTGAAGTCTCTTCTAAAGAGGTTGGTGAATATAAGAATATTGAAACGAAGGTTGGAAAGAGAGGAGCTACGAAAGTGAGCTCGGTTGGTGAGAAGAACTTAAAACTAAGGGCCATGGTAAATCCAAGTCGATGTGGTGTTTTCTCTCTTTGGAGAGTTAGGATTAGCTCCACTTACCCGTTGGGTCTTTTCTACGCTTGGAAGTATATCATGCCAAATAAAGAGGCGATCGTTTATCCAAAAAGAGTGAGGGATAAGTCATCTAGCTATGAGTCTGAATATGTTGCAAGTGAAGAAGAGAGCTTAGATTTAAACCCTGAGTCTAATGATGAATTTCTAGATCATAGAAGGTTTAGAGACAATGATTATTGGAAGCATATTGATTGGAAGGCCTACGCAAGAGGGAGAGGTCTCTTAACTAAGAATTTCTCTGGCACAAGTTCAAAAGTCAAAACTATAAAAATGTCTAGCTCAGATAATTTAGAGAAATTAGGAATTGTAGTGAATGATGTATTGGACGCCTTTGAGTCTAATAGAGATTCAATTTTAATTTGTGATAATGAGGTTGTCTCTAGAGGTAGAAATCTTGGACATTTAAATAAGTGTTTAAGAGTCCTTAGTCAATTTGGGGGACGAGTTGAGTAA
- a CDS encoding transglutaminase family protein, which translates to MSKIFTKISLIFYIFLMIFFLPYFSWMSIGLYSSIILTILLYKKLKFKSLLWLRMPFLLVSIFLIYKEYGTWRGFEPASILFSTLVILKVFELKTKRDIYSLVLIQFLHIISLSLLVEDFYYLFIIFISLVISFSNIYILSQLSIGEAHYRKGVKKILKYSLYGAPIVIILFLVFPRFNFGGFLLSTTTATTGFSEELKPGDISEIIKDPSVVFHVKFTKRFKRLDMYWRGQILAKNNNFDWSKTPLPERRNTETIYKKFDYFVTYDTLASGPLYTLEKTRKVSLTSAGSVISRKGNLYFSTPLLNQKSKFKGWLGPKVAAKLSKNYKQTYLQVDIPKSSKVQNFIKENEKLKGKPTEVALFLKDFFRKNFLYSTAPGVYTGESALDEFLFSRRVGFCGHYASASATLFRLFDIPARVVVGYQGGLYNDVGDFYIITNKDAHTWIEYLDESGIWTRFDAVSVISPERIAYGADAYFEYERFRGNSTNIEDFISSRSGVLSDWRQYLQNIYYQSGTLFFNYDLEAQRELFRGLLRYKYRDSSIAFYLPYILLFSLFYLIFRFRVKLQSVLLYFCILKYERMNWHEFSVLSEAQLMKSIEGRSDHLRDLLLFHQSLRYDRGESLLKELSFFLRAFRILIYG; encoded by the coding sequence TTGAGTAAGATATTCACAAAGATTTCACTTATTTTCTATATCTTCTTGATGATCTTCTTTCTTCCATACTTCTCATGGATGAGTATAGGGCTTTATAGTTCAATTATTTTAACGATTCTCTTATATAAGAAATTAAAATTTAAATCTCTTCTCTGGTTAAGGATGCCATTTCTCTTAGTATCTATTTTCCTTATTTATAAAGAATACGGAACATGGAGAGGATTTGAGCCAGCAAGTATTCTCTTTTCAACACTGGTCATACTCAAGGTATTTGAACTCAAGACGAAGCGAGATATCTACTCTTTGGTTCTCATTCAATTTTTACATATAATTTCACTGAGTTTATTAGTTGAAGATTTCTACTACCTCTTCATTATCTTTATAAGCTTAGTCATTTCCTTTTCAAATATTTATATCCTCTCTCAACTCTCAATTGGAGAGGCCCATTATAGGAAAGGGGTTAAGAAGATATTAAAGTATTCTCTCTATGGTGCTCCCATTGTTATCATTCTCTTTCTTGTTTTTCCTAGGTTTAATTTTGGAGGATTTCTTCTCTCTACGACAACTGCTACCACTGGCTTTAGCGAGGAGCTTAAGCCTGGTGATATTTCAGAAATTATTAAAGACCCTTCAGTTGTTTTTCACGTTAAGTTTACGAAGCGCTTTAAAAGACTTGATATGTATTGGAGAGGACAAATACTCGCTAAGAATAATAATTTTGACTGGTCTAAAACACCTCTTCCTGAAAGAAGAAATACGGAAACGATATATAAGAAGTTTGACTACTTTGTAACATATGACACTTTGGCGAGTGGTCCACTTTATACCCTTGAGAAGACAAGAAAGGTTTCATTAACTTCTGCGGGCTCTGTTATTAGTAGAAAGGGAAATCTTTATTTCTCTACACCTCTTCTTAATCAGAAATCTAAATTTAAAGGTTGGCTTGGTCCAAAGGTTGCTGCCAAATTATCGAAAAATTATAAGCAAACATATTTACAGGTTGATATTCCTAAGAGTTCCAAAGTTCAAAACTTTATTAAAGAGAATGAGAAACTTAAAGGAAAACCAACTGAAGTCGCACTTTTTCTAAAGGACTTTTTTAGAAAGAATTTTCTCTATTCCACGGCCCCTGGTGTCTATACGGGAGAGAGTGCATTAGATGAATTTCTCTTTAGCCGAAGAGTTGGCTTCTGTGGTCACTACGCGTCTGCAAGTGCTACACTATTTCGTCTCTTTGATATTCCAGCTCGAGTGGTTGTGGGATATCAGGGAGGGTTATACAATGATGTAGGGGACTTCTATATTATTACAAATAAAGATGCCCATACCTGGATTGAGTATTTAGACGAATCGGGTATCTGGACTCGCTTTGATGCCGTTAGTGTTATTTCTCCCGAGCGTATTGCCTATGGTGCTGATGCTTACTTTGAATACGAAAGGTTTAGAGGTAACTCTACAAATATTGAAGACTTTATCTCCTCTCGTTCAGGTGTGCTCTCCGACTGGCGTCAATATTTACAAAATATCTACTATCAATCGGGAACACTATTCTTTAATTATGATTTAGAGGCCCAGAGAGAACTCTTTCGTGGTCTTTTAAGGTACAAGTATAGAGATTCATCAATTGCATTCTATTTGCCTTATATTCTATTATTTTCTCTCTTTTATTTAATTTTTAGATTTAGGGTAAAATTGCAAAGCGTTTTACTCTACTTCTGTATTCTTAAGTATGAGAGAATGAATTGGCATGAATTCAGTGTTCTAAGTGAAGCACAACTTATGAAGTCTATTGAGGGAAGATCAGATCACTTAAGGGACTTACTCTTATTCCATCAAAGTCTAAGGTATGATCGCGGTGAGTCACTGCTAAAAGAGTTGTCTTTCTTTTTAAGGGCCTTTAGAATTTTAATCTATGGCTAA
- a CDS encoding arylesterase yields the protein MAKLLLILSILFSYSAFSKTKVLFIGDSLTEGYGVAKESAYPMILKSLLKEKHKKDIEVINGSVSGSTTASGLSRLKWFLRSKPEVLVLALGANDGLRGIKLDSSKENLKAIIKLAKDKNMKVILAGMYMPPNYGPDYTKKFRNMFTALKEEMKIDLIPFLLDGVAAKKELNLSDGIHPNELGHKKMAENLLPYFRFLK from the coding sequence ATGGCTAAATTACTTTTAATTCTATCAATTTTATTTTCTTATTCTGCATTTTCTAAGACAAAAGTTCTCTTTATCGGAGATTCTCTGACCGAGGGTTATGGAGTGGCCAAAGAAAGTGCTTATCCAATGATTTTAAAAAGCCTTCTCAAAGAAAAGCATAAGAAAGATATCGAAGTTATTAACGGTAGTGTTTCTGGGTCTACTACTGCCAGTGGTTTATCTAGGCTCAAGTGGTTTCTAAGATCTAAGCCCGAGGTTTTAGTTTTGGCCTTGGGAGCAAATGACGGACTAAGAGGAATTAAATTAGATTCATCTAAGGAAAATTTAAAGGCCATTATCAAACTAGCAAAAGATAAGAATATGAAAGTTATCTTAGCTGGAATGTATATGCCTCCCAATTATGGACCAGACTATACAAAGAAATTTAGAAATATGTTTACCGCTCTTAAAGAGGAGATGAAGATTGATTTAATCCCTTTTCTCTTAGATGGAGTGGCGGCCAAGAAAGAGCTCAACCTCTCCGATGGTATTCATCCCAATGAACTAGGTCATAAGAAAATGGCCGAGAACTTACTTCCATACTTTAGGTTTTTAAAATGA
- a CDS encoding ABC transporter ATP-binding protein → MILNCQNITKSFTQGPNQIDVLKGASLSLDSKDTLAVVGKSGSGKSTLLSILCGIESVDGGQIHFEDRDITKYSQQEMTALRASSIGVVFQQFHLIEHLNALENTMLPLEIAGDENAREKALSLLESVGLKERALHFPNQLSGGEKQRVAIARAMSNRPKLILADEPSGSLDEETGVSIMNLLFDLVEKEDMGLILVTHEMQLAKRCKRTLVLSQGVLKEGNL, encoded by the coding sequence ATGATTTTAAATTGTCAGAATATAACAAAGAGTTTCACTCAGGGTCCCAATCAAATTGATGTTTTAAAAGGGGCGAGCTTAAGCTTAGATAGTAAAGATACACTTGCGGTAGTAGGAAAGTCTGGCAGTGGTAAATCTACATTGCTCTCAATCCTCTGTGGAATTGAAAGTGTCGATGGTGGTCAGATCCACTTCGAAGATAGAGATATCACTAAGTATTCTCAGCAGGAGATGACGGCATTAAGAGCAAGCTCTATTGGTGTTGTCTTTCAACAATTTCATTTAATAGAGCATTTAAATGCTCTTGAGAACACTATGCTACCTCTAGAGATTGCAGGGGACGAAAACGCTAGAGAGAAAGCGCTCAGTCTACTTGAGAGCGTAGGATTAAAAGAGAGGGCCCTTCACTTTCCAAATCAACTAAGTGGTGGAGAAAAGCAGAGGGTTGCTATTGCTAGGGCCATGAGTAATCGTCCTAAGTTAATTCTGGCCGATGAGCCGAGTGGAAGCTTGGATGAAGAAACAGGTGTAAGCATTATGAATCTTCTCTTTGATCTGGTTGAGAAAGAGGATATGGGACTTATTTTAGTTACTCATGAGATGCAGCTAGCTAAGAGATGTAAGCGCACACTTGTTCTCTCTCAAGGAGTATTGAAGGAAGGCAATCTCTAA